The genomic stretch TTGTTGTTCTGTAAGACCATAATGAAAGCGCAATTTTTGTTTTTCTTCTAAACGAATACGATATTGAGATTTTTTGCCGGGGCGTGATTGGTTTCTAAGATCGCTTCCGGCTCTAGGCTTTTTACTAGTTAGCCCCGGTAAAGCCCCCAGACGACGGATTTTTTTGAAACGAGGTCCTCTGTAACGCGACATAAAGACTCCTTATTTTTTATGAAATTTCATAAAACAAAATTAAAACTAAACTAAAATATGATAAATTAAGCGAAATTTACTGAAGTATTACAAAGAATAAATAATTAGAGGAATTGTATCAATATCCGTACCTTATTGTATATAAATAATTGTATTATATAAATAAAAAGAATTTAAAATAAATAAATAAAAAGAATTTAAAATAATAAAAATTTAGGGTTCTTTTCTTATCTTAATTGATTTGTTCTACAGAGACCGAACTCCTCCAATCCAATTTTTATTCATAATTGGAAGTTCCTACGAAATAATAGAAATAGATCAGTGACCCTTGGGAAAAGGGAAAGAAGTTTTTCACTTTGATTTCACATTATCAATTAAATTATGTAAAAAATCAAACAAATGGAGAAAAGCCGGCTATCGGAATCGAACCGATGACCATCGCATTACAAATGCGATGCTCTAACCTCTGAGCTAAGCGGGCTCGCATAACATAAATTGTACACATATACTAATTTAGTAAACTACTGAGATATTAATTGTTCATTCTTAGCTATTTCATAAGAAATATTATTTATATAAAAATAAATATATAAAATATATATATATTAAAGAATATTTCCAAAAATATTGGATATTTGAATATTAAATTTCGATCTATTTCTCAAATATATGTTTATCGATAATTAATATCTTAATTAGCTTAATTAAATAGTAAGATTTTTTTTTACTATTCTATAGTACTATGTTTTTTTGATATTTTATTATATTTCATATATATTATATATGAAATATATTTTAATTTTTTTATATATTTTATTTAGAATTATCTTCTAATTATAAATTAACGGAATGATTGTTTATAGCCATTTTATTAGTTATGGCTAGTAATTAAATTTTAAATTAATAATACTCAAATTTTCCTTTTTTGTTATGTTATAGAGGGTCTGCCCTAAGAAAAGGATAAGAATAAAATGAAAGATAAAAGTGTAATTCAGATCATAATGAAACACTCCTCTGGTTTCATTCGAAAAGGCGAAAGCTAAGATGAAAAAAAAAAAAAAAAAGAATCGACCGTTCAAGTATTCAAAATTGCACGGATAGAAATAGGGGCATATCTAAGTATAATAAATATATTATATATAGTATAATATATATGTTATGCGGTATATATCTATATTGAATTTCTGATATAGAAATGTGATATAGAAATGATAGAATCATTTCTGATTGGACCAAATACTGGTCTCCGATAGAGATCAAAGAAAATAGACAAGAAATCAAATAGTAGAAAACACTTTTCAATATAGGAACCGGTATATAATGAATTCAACGGTTCCAGCATAATATAAATGAAAGAAAAAAGGGTGACGGCATCATAATGTGATCCTAATCACATCACAAAACAAAAAAGGGGATATGGCGAAATTGGTAGACGCTACGGACTTAATTGGATTGAGCCTTGGTATGGAAACCTACCAAGTGAGAACTTTCAAATTCAGAGAAACCCTGGAATTAAAAATGGGCGATCCTGAGCCAAATCCTGTTTTATTAAAACAAACAAGGGTTTCATAAACCGAGAATAAAAAAGGATAGGTGCAGAGACTCAATGGAAGCTGTTCTAACAAATGGAGTTGGCTGCATTGTGTTAGTAAAGGAATCCTTACATCGAAACTTCCGAAAGGATGAAGGATAAACCTATATGCATACGTATAGTACTGCAATACTATCTCCAAATGATTAATGACGGCTCGAATCTGTATTTTTTTATATTTATATGAAAAACGAAAGAATTGTTGTGAATCAATTAAAAATTGAAAAAAGAATCGAATATCCATTGATCAAATCATTCACTCCATCATAGTCTGATAGATCTTTTTAAGAATTGATTAATCGGACGAGAATAAAGATAGAGTCCCATTATACATGTCAATATCGACAACAATGAAATTTATAGTAAGAGGAAAATCCGTCGACTTTAGAAATCGTGAGGGTTCAAGTCCCTCTATCCCCAAAACGAAACGGTTGACTCCCTAATTATTTATCTTTTATCATTTTGTTAGCGATTCAAAATTCGTTATGTTTCTCATTCATTCTACTCTTTCACAAACGGATCTGAGCGGAAATTTTTTTCTTATCACAAGCCTCGTGTGTTATATATATGATACACGTACAAACGAACATCTTTGAGCAAGGAATCCCCATTAAAAATTTAATTTGAATAATTAACAATATATATCATTACTTGTACTGAAACTTAGAATTTTTTTTGAAGATCCAAGAAATTCTATACAGGGCCTGTATAATACTTTGTAATACTTTTTTCGTTTTTCTAATTGACATAGACCCAAGTCCTATATTAAAATAAAATGAGGATGATGCGATGTGTCGTGACTGGTCGGGATAGCTCAGCTGGTAGAGCAGAGGACTGAAAATCCTCGTGTCACCAGTTCAAATCTGGTTCCTGGCACATGAGTAATTTTTATGAGTATACATTCTACAAATTAATTGATATGGGTCGACATACATATTCATTATATAGTATAGATCTAGTATAGATCATGTAGATCATGATACATATTTATCCATCTAAATGTCGGAGATATACCCCTTAATATTTATATATTAATATATATATCATATGTATATATAATATGTATATATAGTATACAAAAGAATTTTATTTTGTTCCCTCTTGTTTTTTTATTTGTCCATACTGTGTCTCCTCTCGTTCAAAAAGAACGTTAATACTTCATACATATTCGAAAGAGTAAATCAGTTAGTTGAAAGACAAAAAAGTATAGTCTAGGGGAATTGAGGGGTGGGAATAGCCAAAATGCATCTCAGATACAGTACAAATAGAATATGATCTTTTTTCATTTCCTTATATATATATTTTTTTCATATTATATTTCTGCATTTCCTCCTATCTTACTTTCTATAGCCCATCTAAGTGATGTGCGCGGTACATAGTTCATGATGCGGAACTCTTTTAGTTTCATCCTATTGGCTCGGCTCATTCGAAAAAGTATCTTCAAAATTTTAGAATCTCAATGAATCCTCTAATTTTTTTAGTATTTTTTTTAGCTCACCCAATAAAATAAATAAAAAATAATATGTGAATGAAACTTCAATTACCATGTTTGATCTCTAAGAGAATGTACAAAATTTTTTTTAATATCTGGAGAAGTGAAGATTATTTTCTGATTATTCAATAAGCATCTTGTATTTCATAAAAATTAGGGGCAATATAATCCTTACGTAAAGGCCATCCTATCCAACTTTCAGGCATTAAGATACGTTTCAGGCGTGGATGATTATCATAAAAGATTCCCAACATATCATAGGATTCCCTTTCTTGAAAATCCGCACTTTTCCAAACCCAGAAAATAGACGGAATTCTAGGATTCCTCCTTGGGGCAAATACTTTTATGCATACCTCTTCTGGTTGATCTATACCATACTCTATTCTCGTAAGATGATAGACACTAGCTAACAGTCCGCCCGGTGCTACATCATAAGCACATTGGGAACGTAGATAATTGTAACCATATACATATAAAATGACAGCAATCGAATGCCAATCCTCGGGTTTTATTTGTAAAGTTTCTATTCCTTGGTAATCGAAACCCAAAGATCTATGAACTAACCCATGTTTGACTAACCAAGCAGACAAACGACCCTGCATCTTTTTTATGTCTCCCACATTTTTATTTGTATTAAGTATTTCACATTTACGATGAAATTTATGAAGATTGACTCGCCCTTTGCTTTGTTATTCTGTACATTTGTTATTCTGTACAAAAGGATCCTGCCTAATTCACTAATTCGTGGGAAGCTACTGAACTTTTATATTTGAAAAATATTTCAGGAGGGATTTCTGAAGTAGATGGTGGTTGATAGAGTAATTCTTGATCATAATTTCCAGTATGAGTACTGCATCCAACACGAAACTTATGGCTGGTAGTAAAACACCGATTCTCCTGTTGAGATCTAATTCGATCTTCATAGATTTCTCGAGATATTTTCTTACGAAGTTTTGTTATAGCATCTATAACGGCCTCCGGTTTAGGTGGACAGCCCGGCAAATAGACATCCACAGGAATTAGCTTATCAACTCCCCGAACAGTACTATAAGAATCGGTACTGAACATCCCCCCTGTAATTGTACATGCTCCCATAGCAATAACGTATTTTGGTTCAGGCATTTGTTCATATAATCTCACTAAAGAAGGAGCCATTTTCATTGTTACTGTGCCTGCTGTTAAAATTAGGTCTGCCTGTCTAGGACTAGATCGTGGCACCAGTCCATAACGATCAAAGTCGAATCGTGAGCCTATTAATGAAGCAAATTCAATGAAGCAACAACTGGTACCATAGAGAAGCGGCCATAAACTGGAGAGTCTTGACCAATTTGAAAGGTCGCTTGATGTAGTTGAAATAACTGAATTTTGGGTTGTTCGATCAAGTAAAGGAAATTCAATAATGGAATTCATAACTGTCTCAATCTTTGTTATTTTTTTTTTATTGTTTGATGACTATTCAAGAGCTAAGACCATTCCAATGCTCCTTTTCGCCATGCATAAATTGAACCAACAATTAGGATAAGCACGAAAATTAAAGCTTCTATAAATACGGATACTCCCAATACATCGAAACTCATTGCCCATGGATAAAGAAAAACCGTTTCAACATCAAAAACAACAAAAACTAGAGCAAACATATAATAACGGATTCGAAATTGTAACCAAGCATCCCCTATTGGTTCTATGCCCGATTCATAACTCGAAAGTTTTTCTGGTCCTTTGCTAATCGGGGCTAAAACTCCGGAAATTAGAAATGCCAAAATTGGAATAACACTTGATACTATCAGAAATGCCCAGAAAAAATCATATTCGTAAAGCAGAAACATAGACGTACTCCTATTAATGTGGAAAATATACCGGATTAGTCGATTCGAATTAATTGTAAAATCATCCATAACTGTAGTCAAAACAACAATTTATTTTGATCGAACCGCCTAGTTTCATTTGTTTGCTACGGTACATGTCTTGTTTCAAGATTCATCCACTATAATTCTATTTTATTTCTATTACTTTGTATTTAGATATAATTTAGATATAATAAATATAAGTATATATTGATTTTATACAAACAAGACTCTCTCGTTTTCGCCGCACTTCAGATTTTTTCTAAAGAACTAAAGAAAACGAATTACAAATATAAAATC from Prunus dulcis plastid, complete genome encodes the following:
- the ndhJ gene encoding NADH-plastoquinone oxidoreductase subunit J; this encodes MQGRLSAWLVKHGLVHRSLGFDYQGIETLQIKPEDWHSIAVILYVYGYNYLRSQCAYDVAPGGLLASVYHLTRIEYGIDQPEEVCIKVFAPRRNPRIPSIFWVWKSADFQERESYDMLGIFYDNHPRLKRILMPESWIGWPLRKDYIAPNFYEIQDAY
- the ndhK gene encoding NADH-plastoquinone oxidoreductase subunit K, with amino-acid sequence MNSIIEFPLLDRTTQNSVISTTSSDLSNWSRLSSLWPLLYGTSCCFIEFASLIGSRFDFDRYGLVPRSSPRQADLILTAGTVTMKMAPSLVRLYEQMPEPKYVIAMGACTITGGMFSTDSYSTVRGVDKLIPVDVYLPGCPPKPEAVIDAITKLRKKISREIYEDRIRSQQENRCFTTSHKFRVGCSTHTGNYDQELLYQPPSTSEIPPEIFFKYKSSVASHELVN
- the ndhC gene encoding NADH-plastoquinone oxidoreductase subunit 3 gives rise to the protein MFLLYEYDFFWAFLIVSSVIPILAFLISGVLAPISKGPEKLSSYESGIEPIGDAWLQFRIRYYMFALVFVVFDVETVFLYPWAMSFDVLGVSVFIEALIFVLILIVGSIYAWRKGALEWS